A genomic window from Sphingobacterium spiritivorum includes:
- a CDS encoding TAT-variant-translocated molybdopterin oxidoreductase: MDSNKKYWKGLEELHQTPAFVKNSKGEFAESIPVEDVLNEAGLSTKTPRRDFLKALGFGLGAVTLAACNRTPVHKAVPYVIKPEEVTPGIPNFYASSFNGQSVLVRTREGRPISLEANPNSVGLTQGTDAATSASVLDLYDMSKVQNPQIGGKDVEWSKLDSTVKAALDKAAAAGKKITIVASTINSPSTLAAIAKLTGKYPTANLVQVDAVSYNGITEANNQSFGKAVIPTYHFDKAQVVVSVAADFLGSWLAGEEHTQDYMKNRDYKSLKNGKMSRHIQFESGLSMTGTNADVRIAIKPSEEGAVLISLYNEITGSSLAGGITVQKAQTAIKLASKELLANKGASVVVSGSNDVNVQVLVNAINAALNAYGPVIDLNNFSKQHQGSDAAFQQFLADAKSGQVGVAFFLDTNPVYSYFKASDVKDALAKVEFSLSFSDRADETASLLKAIAPNSTFLESWGDASATEGYYTIVQPTINPVFNTRQAEQSLLIWSGDTTNIYDFVKQTWESAILPGSGKTWKDVLQTGFVFKGTASGIAAAFAGNVNTAVSAIAAAAKNIAGDVELKLYEPTTVRDGRYGNNAYLLELPDPVSKVTWDNYAALNPAYAEELGIGENGIVTVEANGYKVDLPVLLQPGQAMKTVSVAIGFGREKVGKAGNGVGVNAYPFASLINGTVQFVSKAKVTKASGTYELAQTQTHHTIEGRNIIRETSFAQYLKNPASESGKFSDNHKTYDLWNKFEQPGHKWVMAIDLNACTGCGSCIVACNVENNIPVVGRDEVRRRREMHWLRIDRYYTIEEEGKEYTKEKEIAHIKDFENVTVVHQPMLCQHCAHAPCETVCPVLATVHSSEGLNHMAYNRCFGTRYCANNCPYKVRRFNWFNYWNDSRFDNYLNNEFTQLVLNPDVTSRSRGVMEKCSMCIQRIQAGKLHAKMENRKVKDGDIKMACQAACSANAIIFGDANDPESEVSKALRNERVYYVLEEINVQPGIGYMTKVRNTFEA; this comes from the coding sequence ATGGATAGCAACAAGAAATATTGGAAAGGTTTGGAAGAATTGCATCAAACGCCTGCTTTTGTAAAAAACAGCAAGGGAGAGTTTGCCGAATCAATTCCTGTAGAAGATGTATTGAATGAAGCCGGCTTGAGCACTAAAACTCCTCGCCGTGATTTCTTAAAAGCATTGGGCTTTGGTTTAGGTGCTGTAACTTTAGCAGCTTGTAACCGTACACCAGTGCATAAGGCTGTGCCTTACGTGATCAAACCTGAGGAGGTAACTCCGGGTATACCTAACTTTTATGCTTCGTCTTTCAACGGACAGAGTGTATTAGTAAGAACACGTGAAGGCCGTCCGATCTCATTAGAGGCAAATCCGAATTCTGTCGGTTTGACTCAGGGTACAGACGCTGCAACATCAGCATCGGTGTTGGATCTGTACGACATGTCTAAAGTTCAGAATCCTCAAATCGGAGGTAAAGACGTTGAGTGGTCTAAATTGGATAGCACAGTAAAAGCCGCTTTGGATAAAGCTGCTGCTGCTGGCAAGAAAATTACAATTGTTGCTTCCACGATCAACAGTCCTTCTACTTTAGCCGCAATCGCAAAATTAACGGGTAAATATCCTACTGCCAATCTGGTTCAGGTAGATGCAGTATCTTACAACGGTATTACAGAAGCAAATAATCAAAGCTTCGGTAAAGCCGTGATCCCGACTTATCATTTTGATAAAGCACAGGTCGTAGTTTCAGTAGCTGCAGACTTCCTGGGAAGTTGGTTGGCTGGTGAAGAACATACGCAGGACTATATGAAAAACCGTGACTACAAATCATTGAAAAATGGTAAAATGTCACGTCACATCCAGTTTGAATCCGGATTAAGTATGACCGGAACAAATGCCGATGTTCGTATTGCAATCAAACCTTCAGAAGAAGGAGCTGTTCTGATCTCGCTGTATAATGAGATCACAGGCTCAAGCCTTGCTGGTGGTATAACAGTACAAAAAGCACAGACAGCAATTAAATTGGCTTCCAAAGAATTGTTAGCTAATAAAGGTGCTTCTGTAGTCGTTTCAGGATCTAATGACGTGAATGTACAGGTGTTGGTCAATGCGATCAATGCAGCTCTGAACGCTTACGGACCTGTTATCGATCTTAATAACTTCAGCAAACAACATCAGGGATCTGATGCTGCTTTCCAGCAATTCCTGGCAGATGCTAAATCTGGTCAGGTAGGAGTAGCATTCTTCTTAGATACTAACCCTGTCTATAGTTATTTCAAAGCAAGTGATGTAAAAGATGCATTGGCAAAAGTAGAATTCAGCCTTTCTTTCTCAGATCGTGCAGATGAGACTGCTTCTCTATTGAAAGCTATTGCTCCTAACAGTACATTCCTTGAATCATGGGGTGATGCTTCTGCTACAGAAGGATATTACACTATCGTACAACCGACAATCAATCCGGTATTCAACACCAGACAGGCAGAACAAAGTTTGCTGATCTGGTCAGGTGATACTACAAATATTTACGACTTCGTAAAACAAACATGGGAATCTGCAATCCTTCCGGGATCAGGTAAAACATGGAAAGATGTTTTACAAACTGGTTTCGTATTCAAAGGAACAGCTTCAGGTATTGCTGCAGCTTTTGCCGGTAATGTAAATACCGCTGTTTCTGCAATCGCTGCAGCGGCAAAAAATATTGCAGGTGATGTAGAGCTGAAATTATACGAACCTACTACAGTTCGTGATGGCCGCTACGGAAATAACGCTTACCTGTTAGAGTTACCTGATCCGGTATCTAAAGTAACATGGGATAACTATGCTGCACTTAATCCTGCATATGCAGAGGAGCTGGGCATAGGGGAGAATGGTATCGTGACAGTAGAAGCAAACGGTTATAAAGTAGATCTTCCTGTTCTTCTTCAACCTGGACAGGCGATGAAGACGGTATCTGTTGCAATAGGTTTCGGACGTGAGAAAGTCGGTAAAGCAGGTAACGGAGTAGGGGTGAACGCTTATCCGTTTGCAAGCCTGATCAACGGTACTGTACAGTTTGTGTCAAAAGCAAAAGTGACCAAAGCATCCGGTACTTATGAATTAGCACAGACACAGACACACCACACAATTGAAGGCCGTAACATTATCCGTGAGACTTCATTTGCACAATATCTTAAAAACCCGGCTTCTGAATCAGGTAAATTCTCGGATAACCACAAAACGTATGATTTGTGGAACAAATTTGAGCAACCTGGTCACAAATGGGTAATGGCGATCGACCTGAATGCATGTACAGGTTGTGGTTCATGTATCGTAGCATGTAACGTTGAAAATAATATTCCTGTTGTAGGTCGTGATGAGGTACGTCGTCGTCGTGAGATGCACTGGTTACGTATTGACCGTTATTACACGATTGAAGAAGAGGGTAAAGAATATACGAAAGAGAAAGAAATTGCACATATCAAAGATTTCGAAAACGTAACAGTAGTACACCAGCCGATGTTATGTCAGCACTGTGCTCACGCACCATGTGAGACTGTATGTCCGGTACTGGCGACTGTTCACTCTTCTGAAGGTCTTAACCATATGGCTTATAACCGTTGTTTCGGTACACGTTACTGTGCGAACAACTGTCCTTATAAAGTACGTCGTTTCAACTGGTTCAACTACTGGAATGATTCCCGTTTCGACAATTACCTGAATAACGAGTTTACACAATTAGTATTGAATCCAGATGTTACTTCTCGTTCACGCGGGGTAATGGAAAAATGTTCTATGTGTATCCAACGTATACAGGCGGGTAAATTGCATGCGAAAATGGAAAACCGTAAAGTTAAAGACGGTGATATTAAAATGGCATGTCAGGCAGCTTGTTCTGCAAATGCTATCATCTTCGGAGACGCAAACGATCCAGAGTCAGAAGTTTCAAAAGCATTACGTAACGAACGCGTTTACTATGTTCTTGAAGAAATCAACGTACAACCAGGTATTGGTTATATGACAAAAGTTAGAAACACTTTTGAGGCTTAA
- a CDS encoding cytochrome c3 family protein — protein sequence MRNISSVLGRLAKSISVSLVLLFAVTTVSHAQDAKEGEAIFKSKCTSCHAINRKLVGPALKDITKTKDQEWLIKWVRNSQALIASGDPDAIAIFEEYNKSVMTAFTDLSDDQIKSVLAYIDAESAKADNPEKGGAKGGAAVENTGASNWSILGMAGIILLALVVIVLLNRVSKTLEKVIAKNQIAEDANLGTGTDSRYLAFAKSFVKNKKLVFFAVLMIVAVLSVAGWKTMWNIGVHEGYKPVQPIKFSHQLHAGVNKIECQYCHGGAFKSKNASIPSANVCMNCHNTVTASEHYDGEISPEIAKIYKALDYNPDTRQYGDNPSPIQWIRIHNLPDFAYFNHSQHVVVAGVECQTCHGPIQDMEEVYQYSQLTMKWCVDCHRKTEVNTDNKYYDQLIEAHEKLKKGEKMTAAMIGGLECGKCHY from the coding sequence ATGAGAAATATCTCATCCGTTTTGGGAAGACTTGCGAAGTCAATATCAGTTAGTTTGGTATTGTTATTTGCCGTTACGACTGTGTCGCATGCGCAAGATGCTAAGGAAGGTGAAGCTATCTTCAAATCTAAATGTACATCTTGTCACGCGATTAACAGAAAATTAGTTGGTCCGGCTTTGAAGGACATTACAAAAACCAAAGATCAGGAATGGTTGATCAAATGGGTTAGAAACTCGCAAGCGTTAATCGCTTCCGGTGATCCGGATGCGATAGCCATTTTTGAAGAGTACAACAAATCGGTGATGACTGCATTCACAGATTTGTCTGACGATCAAATCAAAAGTGTATTGGCATACATCGATGCTGAAAGTGCAAAAGCTGACAATCCGGAAAAGGGAGGCGCTAAAGGAGGTGCTGCTGTAGAGAATACAGGAGCTTCTAACTGGTCTATCCTTGGTATGGCAGGTATTATCCTGTTGGCATTGGTGGTGATTGTATTACTGAATCGTGTTTCTAAAACATTAGAGAAAGTAATCGCTAAAAATCAGATTGCTGAAGATGCCAATCTTGGTACTGGTACAGACAGCCGCTACCTGGCATTTGCGAAAAGCTTTGTCAAAAACAAGAAACTGGTATTCTTTGCTGTGTTGATGATCGTAGCTGTATTATCAGTTGCCGGTTGGAAAACAATGTGGAATATCGGTGTGCACGAAGGATACAAGCCTGTACAGCCAATCAAATTCTCTCACCAACTACACGCTGGTGTGAATAAGATCGAATGTCAGTATTGTCACGGAGGTGCTTTCAAATCCAAGAATGCTTCTATTCCATCTGCGAATGTATGTATGAACTGTCACAATACAGTAACAGCATCTGAGCACTACGATGGTGAGATCTCGCCTGAAATCGCGAAAATCTACAAGGCATTGGATTACAATCCGGATACACGTCAGTATGGCGATAATCCTAGTCCGATCCAGTGGATCCGTATTCACAATCTGCCAGACTTTGCTTACTTCAATCACTCGCAACACGTAGTGGTAGCAGGAGTAGAATGTCAGACATGTCACGGTCCTATTCAGGATATGGAAGAAGTGTACCAGTATTCACAGTTAACCATGAAATGGTGTGTAGACTGTCACAGAAAAACAGAAGTAAATACTGACAATAAATACTATGACCAGTTAATTGAAGCTCACGAGAAATTGAAAAAAGGTGAGAAGATGACTGCAGCGATGATTGGTGGTCTGGAATGTGGTAAATGTCACTATTAA